The sequence below is a genomic window from Fuerstiella sp..
TAGCTTTCCAGGCTGGCTTCTGCTTTTTTGAGATCGTCTGCGCGGAAACGAGCCTGTGCAAGCAGCAGATGGTGTCGTCCAGGAGAGTCCTGTCGAATACGTACGAGTGCCTCAAATGCCCTCAGTGCATCGTCAGTGCGGCCAACTGACAGCAGGGCTTCTCCCACTGTTTCATATCCCGTCATCCGGTCATCCATCAGGGCCTTGTGTCGTCGGAAATCGAGCCCGAAATCCTCGGGACGCTCCAGCGCCTGAAGTAACACCTGATAGCTTTCTGCTGCTTTCGCATTTTGTTTCAACTGCAGTAGAATTCGACCGCGGACACTGTGAATCAGAATAAACTCCGGATCAGTCGGAGTTAGACGCTCTGATGCTGCGGCTTCGTCCAGCAACTGAATGGCTTCACGGATTGTCTGGACGCTGCCGGGCTGTCGGAGCAGACTTGTTGCCAGTTGAAAACGTGTGCGGAAGTCTGTCTTGTCCAGATTGATTGCTTTTCGCGCCAGGCTTAATCCCTTCTGGACATCTCCCATCTGCAGCAGCAGAATTGCTCTCGCCCGAATCGGCTCGGGAGCCGTATCGTCGGCCTCAGATGCCTTTTCAAATGCTTTCAGGGCCACATCCAGTTGGTTGTTTTTTTGTGCCTCGACACCTTTCATATACCAGGCGAGTGCTTCGGTTCGGCTCGAATCAACCGCCCGTACAGGTTCGGCAGGGCTGGTAACATCGTCTCCGGGCTGGCGAGGAGAACCCTCCGACTGCAAATCTGTCTCCTGTCCGGCAGCCTGGACAGAAGTTCCTCCCCAAAGCAGTCCGGCAACGAGCAGTACCCGTTTGAGTTGATTCAACATCAGCGATTCCTGTACTGGTTTTCCGTTGTGCCACATCACTCACAATTATTCCGGGCACGCAACGAAACCGTCTGGTGAATTAAACGCCGTTGCGTGCAGGAATGTGACGGTAACACCTTTTATACATCATGATCTCCGGCAACTCAGATTGCCGCAAGCGGCAAGTTCGCGAGCTTTGGCCATTCACTGGACGAACTTCCCTAATTTGAATTGTCCTGGATTGCTCAAATATTGAAAAGTGCATTCAATTCAATCAATGCAGGAGTTTGCCTGGTGATGGATTGGTGTTTTGCTGTGCCGTCCAGGTTGTCGAATAACTCAATTGAGTTGACTACCTGGTCGGTCCGGACACACTTGCACAGTGCGGAATACCGTGTTTTCCGTCATCAGAACCCTTGATACCGTTGCTCCGGATTCAGAAGTCATAGATTCTGTACCCAGAGCGATCAGTCATTGTCGGGAATATCACAAGTGTCTGGTGGACAGGCAGCGACGGGACTGTCGTCTTTACTTGAGGTCACACAGACCACTTAGTGTTGTGACTCAGGGCTCGGTTTTCAAAAAACCGTTTTGAACCCGGTTCCTTCGTTTCATCTTTTGCAGTGCCTTTGCGTGCCGGCATTGTGGAGGATCGATCCGGATCAGGGGCACTGCACCTGCCAGTATGATTTCCACAGGGTCGCAACTCATTTTTTCTTTGCGACCTTCTTTCGGGCTGTCGCTTTGTTTTTTGCCGGCTTTTTTTTCGCGGCTGCTGTTCTCGATGTGGTTTTCTTTGCGGTTGTTTTTTTCCCGGTAGAAGTAGAGGCAGCCTTTTTTCGGGACGCCTTTTTCTTCACAGAAGATGTTTTCTTTGCGGTCTTTTTCTTTCCCCCGGCGGTCCTGGACGTGGCCTTTTCTGACGGAGAAGTTTTGGCAGAACGGGATTTTTTCGTCGTTTTGCTTTCTGCAGATTTTTTTCCTGCTCGTTTCTTTGTTTTTGCTGCAGCCTTTTTTGTGACTGTAGTTGGCTTCTTCTTCTTTCTTTTTTTCGGTTTCTTGAGGCTGCTGTATCGTTCTTCCACCAGATTCACATTGAATTCTTCGTCTTCGTCCGGTGGTTCACTTAGCCGCTCAATAAATCGAGGATCTGTAGCCAGACAACGCAATGCACAGGTAAATCCGTGCGTATCAGCTTTCTTGAGTCCGGGCTTCAAAAAATCTCCGGCCTGCTCCTCTGTTGATTTAGGGGGGACGATTCCAAGGTGAATGGCTGCACGGGTGGACAACGTGTCCAGGCAGACCAGATAGCCGCCAAGTGAATGCTGGACGGTGAAGTTTCTGATGAAGGCCGACATGTTGTCGATTTTTTTGAGTCTTTTCTGTGCAGAGTCCTGTGTGAGCCGTTTGAGCTTTTCATAGTCGTATGTGTAAGTCGATTCAAAAACGAAGCGCAGAATCGAACGAATGCGGAGTCCGGCCCAGTCACCTGACCGCATCACGCAGAGTGTCTGTTCGATTTCCGCGACCGAACTCACACGAACTTCATTCAGGTCGTAGTAAAGTCTGTTCAGTCGATCATAGCCCTGTTCTGCCGGTTCCCAGGGATTGTCCTCCAGGCACGCTGCAAATAACATGGTTTCCAGGACGGGCAGACTGAACTTGGGAACGTTCCTGCCGTAGTCCTTATGCAGCAACGATGTCAGCTTTTTACAGGCCTGTTGTTTTTCACTGGCTTTCGTCGCGGTGGGAGATGGCATTGTTGCTTCCTGTCAGGCCGGATTCATTCCTGGCAATGCTGTTTGATTTATGCATAGTCGTCGTTTGGTGACGCTTCGTTTTCGACAACAGGGTCCCCAGGGGATTCCTGGTCATTCTGGGCATCAGGTTTTGCATCCAATGCCCCTTCTGCACACGAATCGGGCAGGACCTGCTTCAGAATCCGGGTGGCTTCAAAAGATGTCTGAATTCCCCGGTCAATTTCAAAACTTAATTCGGGAGTATATCGGGTCTTGATGCTGCCTGCGACTTTGGACTGCAGGTATCCCCGGGCGGAATTCAAACCATGCAGCGACAGCGACGTTTCCTGCTCGGATCCCCTGACCGAGACTGCGATTTTTGCATAACGTACGTCTGCGGAGACTTCGACGCCGAGCACAGTCACATTTTGAATACGCGGATCTCGTAACTCCTGAAGAATTGCAGTACTGACGATTTCGCGAATGACGGAAGCGACTCGAGCAGTTCGACGGGTGGACATGGCGGAATCGACTAAGTGACGGACATAAAAGGGAAAACGGGACGGCAGGCACAAATGTCAAATGCAGCAGAACCAAAGATCTCCTGAGAAACGATGTCACTTTCGGACAGACGGGACGCAAATCCATATTCAGTGCTGGTGGCAGTCTGGGTCAGTCAACGCCTACTTGCTGTCGCTCAGAGTTCTTTGGATTTCGTCGACGCGGAAAGCCTCCAGCAGATCGCCTTCCTTAATATCATTGAATCCCTCCAGTCGGATCCCGCATTCCATACCGTCGCGCACTTCTTTGGCATCATCCTTTTCCCGCTTGAGTGAACCAATGCGGTAGTCATTCAGGACTTTCTGGTCGCGAATGACATGGATTCTGTTGTCTCGTGAAATCGTGCCATTCATAACCCGGCAACCTGCAATAGTACCAAACCGGCTGATCTGGAATGTTCGCAGTACAATTGCCCGTCCCGTCGTGACTTCGACACGTTCCGGTCGTAATAATCCTTCCAGAGCCTGACGGATATGTTCGGTGACTTCGTAAATGATGTCATAGCGGCGAATCTCAATCCCTTCCTGATCGGCCATTGCTTGGGCGCGGTCTTCTGCGATCACATGGAAGGCAATGATGACAGCGCTGGCTGCGGTCGCAAGCGAGACGTCACTCTCATTAACGCCACCCACTGCGTTATGAATGATATTGATTTTCACTTCCGGGTGCTCGAACTTGTCAAGTTCGCTTCGCAGTGCTTCGAGTGAACCGGGTGTGTCCCCTTTAAGGATTAGTGGCAGCTCCTGAATGCCTTCACCCTCGCGCACCTGGGCAAGGATGTCTTCAATGGTCTTTGCCTGTCCACGTCCGGAGAGCGACCGCGAGCGTCCTTCGTGTTCCCGTGTTTCTGCGACAGTGCGAGCCTCTTCGATGTCCTTCATAACGAAGAAGTGCACGCCGGCTCCGGGAACGCTGTCCAGACCTGCGACTCGAACCGGCGTAGATGGTCCGGCTTCGTCTACCGGGCGGTCCTGATCATCATACATCGCCCGAATACGACCGTAACTGTTGCCACACAGCACGTTGTCACCGACGCGAAGCGTTCCTTTTTGCACGATCAACCACGCCAGGACTCCCCGGCCTTCATCACGAAATGATTCCAGACAGACTCCGATAGCCTCACGACGGGGATCAGTTCTGTATTCGTGAAGTTCTGCCGTCAGCAACAGTGTTTCCAGCAGACTATCGATTCCAAGTCCTGTTTCACCGGACGTCCGGACCACTTCGTATTCTCCACCCCATTCTGCCGGCAACAATTCATGCTGAGCGAGTTGCTGGAGGGCCTTTTGGTCGTCGACACCTGGCAGGTCCATTTTGTTCAAAGCAACGACGATCGGGACTCCGGCGTTACGGGCGTGACTAATACATTCTTCCGTCTGAGGCATCACACCGTCATCTGCAGCGACCACCAGGACGATAATATCTGTGACGTTGGCTCCCCGGGATCGCATTTCACCAAACGCCGCATGGCCAGGCGTATCGACAAACGTGATCGGGTGTCCCTCATAGTCGACCTGATAGGCAGCAATATGCTGAGTAATTCCACCGGCCTCACCGCTGGCGACGTTTGATCGTCGCAGACGATCGATGAGGGTGGTTTTTCCGTGATCCACATGTCCCAGAATTGTGATTACCGGCGGTCGCGACTGCAGTGTTTCTTCGCTGTCCTCATGGTCCATGGACTTCAATAATTCGGCTTCGATGTCACGGCCCCGTTTGATTTCCAGATCCACGCCAAGTTCTATGGCGAGTTCCATCGCTTCATCTTCCGTCAGTTCGTCGTTGATCGTGGCCATCCGTCCTTCTTTAAACAGGATTGCTACGATCGAACCCGCCGGGCGACCGATCGCTTCGGATAACGTACGAATTGTGATCGGAAGCTCGATTCGAGCCGACGTCTTGAGTTCTGCCACCGGGCGATTCCGGCGCCGTTTCATTCGTTTGGATTGGCGAGCTAGTTTGCGCTGGTCGTTGAAATCCTTGAGTAATGAACCTTTTCTGGATCCACGACCTCGGCTGGGTGCAGGTCCACCGTCGTGTTCTGCCCGTGCGTCCTTAAGTTGCTGGAGTTGATCGGCAAGTGGACTGTGCCGGTCAACGATATCTTTCAACGCCATGTCCGGCTTCTGGACTTTTTCCTCCCGTTCTTTTGGGCGTGAAACGGGTGGCGGTGTATAAGATGGGGGTGCAGCAACCATCGGTCGGGCGACGATGGGTCGTCCTTTGCCATTACCTGGTTGGGGATTCGCAGGTGGATCTTCGGAATCGTCTGGTGTTTCCTGCGAAGGATCGGATGCTTTGCGATCCTTTACAGAACCGATGGGTTTCATGTCCCGCATACGGTGCATGGTGGGACGCCGGACCTGCGGTGCTGACCCGGCAGCAGCAGGTGTGTCGTCTTCAGCGGCAGCAGGAGTGTCGTCTTCAGCGGCGGCAGGTGTGTCGTCTTCAGCGGCAGCAGGAGTGTCGTTTTCAGCGGCAGCAGGAGTGTCGTTTTCAGCGGCAGCAGGAGTGTCGTCTTCAGCGGCAGCAGGAGTGTCGTCTTCAGCGGCGGCAGGTGTGTCGTCAATTGTTTCTTCGGATACCGATGATGTATCGCTCGTGGTTACTTCTTCCGGAGCTTTTGGCTCTTCGTTCTGAGCAGCATCTATCTCATCGGAGTCGGAAGCTTCTGCCTCGCTGGCTATTTCACTTTGTGTTGTCTCATGGTTTGGCACTTCATCCTGTATTGAACGAGGTGCCATTGCCCGTATTTCACGGACCTTGGCTGCTGCTGTGGCTTCTTCGCGAACTGGAGCGAGTGCTTCGACCGATTTGGAAGGCCGAGGACCGGAATTGCGGTTCCTGATGAACGCCACAATCTGATCTTTTTCTTCCGGTGTAATTGTTGCAAGCGCATTACGAAGCTTCACACCGGCTTCATCGCAAAGTTCGATCAGAACTTTGCTGTCAAGGCCTAGTTCTCTTGCCAGAGCAAAGAGACGAATCTTCAAAACAACTACCCTTTTCCCGATTTGGTCGCTGTTTCCAGCAAACGAGTATGTGCGGTAAATGTGTATGTCAGACTGACCAAAGGATCAGTAGCTGATTTATCTGACTTTACAGTATGGTAAACAAGAAGATTTTGGGTGCCGGTCTGGCGTGGACACGGCTTTTTTCCGGAATTACCGCGGGAGTCCCGGCGACAATTCCACGGCGTCTAGCTGACTTCTTCCGAATCGCCTGCTGCTTCGGTTTGTCTGTTGGTCAATTCGTCCGAATCGACGTTCGTCGTCTCGGCGGTGTCCACCATCGCCGATTTGGTTGGTTCGCTGCCGACATCTGAATTTTCGGACGTTGCAACGA
It includes:
- the rbfA gene encoding 30S ribosome-binding factor RbfA — protein: MSTRRTARVASVIREIVSTAILQELRDPRIQNVTVLGVEVSADVRYAKIAVSVRGSEQETSLSLHGLNSARGYLQSKVAGSIKTRYTPELSFEIDRGIQTSFEATRILKQVLPDSCAEGALDAKPDAQNDQESPGDPVVENEASPNDDYA
- the infB gene encoding translation initiation factor IF-2, with amino-acid sequence MKIRLFALARELGLDSKVLIELCDEAGVKLRNALATITPEEKDQIVAFIRNRNSGPRPSKSVEALAPVREEATAAAKVREIRAMAPRSIQDEVPNHETTQSEIASEAEASDSDEIDAAQNEEPKAPEEVTTSDTSSVSEETIDDTPAAAEDDTPAAAEDDTPAAAENDTPAAAENDTPAAAEDDTPAAAEDDTPAAAEDDTPAAAGSAPQVRRPTMHRMRDMKPIGSVKDRKASDPSQETPDDSEDPPANPQPGNGKGRPIVARPMVAAPPSYTPPPVSRPKEREEKVQKPDMALKDIVDRHSPLADQLQQLKDARAEHDGGPAPSRGRGSRKGSLLKDFNDQRKLARQSKRMKRRRNRPVAELKTSARIELPITIRTLSEAIGRPAGSIVAILFKEGRMATINDELTEDEAMELAIELGVDLEIKRGRDIEAELLKSMDHEDSEETLQSRPPVITILGHVDHGKTTLIDRLRRSNVASGEAGGITQHIAAYQVDYEGHPITFVDTPGHAAFGEMRSRGANVTDIIVLVVAADDGVMPQTEECISHARNAGVPIVVALNKMDLPGVDDQKALQQLAQHELLPAEWGGEYEVVRTSGETGLGIDSLLETLLLTAELHEYRTDPRREAIGVCLESFRDEGRGVLAWLIVQKGTLRVGDNVLCGNSYGRIRAMYDDQDRPVDEAGPSTPVRVAGLDSVPGAGVHFFVMKDIEEARTVAETREHEGRSRSLSGRGQAKTIEDILAQVREGEGIQELPLILKGDTPGSLEALRSELDKFEHPEVKINIIHNAVGGVNESDVSLATAASAVIIAFHVIAEDRAQAMADQEGIEIRRYDIIYEVTEHIRQALEGLLRPERVEVTTGRAIVLRTFQISRFGTIAGCRVMNGTISRDNRIHVIRDQKVLNDYRIGSLKREKDDAKEVRDGMECGIRLEGFNDIKEGDLLEAFRVDEIQRTLSDSK